From Terriglobales bacterium:
AACAGCGCGATTGCGGCCTACTACTACCTGCGTCTGATCGTGGTGATGTATATGCGCGATCCGCGCGAAGACATGCCCGCTCTGACCATCCCGGCGCCGCTGGCCGCCGTGCTTACGCTGACGGCCGCTGCGACTCTCTACCTCGGCATCCTGCCCGGCCGCGTGCTGGATTTCGCCGCCCGCTCCGCCGCCGATATCCTGCGCTTCTAGCTCGCCGGTTACTCCACGGCCATGGCGATGTCTCGCCGCTCAAACACCCATGACGCCGCCAGCCAGAACACAACCGTCTCTACCACGGCTACGGCGACCCCGCCCCACCCCGGACTCCATGCCGGATCATAGGAAAAGCGCATGGCCGAGGCGCTAAGCGAATACACCGGGATAGCGTTCGCCCAGGCTCCGCCCAGCATCCGCTCCAGCGCGGCGGGTGCCGCGATCACCAGCGCTGTGGCGGCGGTCGCCGGCAACGGATCGAGAAAAGTCGCGAAGAACAGCGCAATCGCCGCCGCCACCGCGCAGGTCATCAGCAGGACGGCGGTCAGCACGATGAACTGCCACCCGGGTACATCCATGTTCCGCGCGATCCACAGCGAGCTCAGCCCGATGGAAACGCAATACGCCGCGCAGCACAGCAGCACTCCAAGCAGCATCCCGGCCAGATACTGCCTGCGCTCCACGGCCTTCGAGAGCACCGCCAGGATCCGCCGTGAACGTCGTTCGTTGTGCACGCTGAAGGCGGCAACGAACGTGGCGAACGCCACCGCATACAGCGCTTCTTGTCCGAGCAGGAACACGAAGTCGTTCTGAATCAGTTCTTCTTCGCCCCAGGTGAACGCCAGCGCTACCACACCCGACCACAGCACCAGGAACAGCGTGGGCCAGCGCTGCTCGCGCACCAGGTTTCCGGCAATGAGCAGGACAGCGATCATGGGCTCAGTTCCTAGGTCTCAGGCCTCGGTTCGTAGTTCACGGTTCATAGTTCGCGGCTTCATTCTTCCTTCGTCAGCTCCACGAAGATCTCTTCCAGTGTCTGCCTGACCGGATTGACGCTCACCACCTCGCCGCCCGCGGCCCACACCCGCTCAATCGCCTTCCGCTGCTCGCTCGCGGCCACCGAGAACGTCGCCAGCCCATCCCGCAGGGCCGCGCCTGGGAACGCGCCGGCATCGATACCTCGGGCCACGATCTCGCTCTCCGCACGAGATTCCAGCAGCTCGTGCACCGTGCCCGTCCTCCGCACTCTTCCCCTGTGCAAAATCGCCACTCGCGTCGAAATCAGCTCGACCTCAGACAGCAGGTGCGAACTCAGGAACACGGTCTTGCCTGCCGCCTGTGCCGCCAGCAGCAGCTCCCGCACCGCGATGCGCGCCAGCGGGTCCAGCGCCGCCGTGGGCTCATCCAGCAGCAGCAGGTCCGGATCGTTCACCAGCGCCTGTGCCAGTCCCGCGCGTTGCAGCATCCCACGCGAAAATCGCCCCACGTTGCGATCCGCTTCATCCGCCAGCCCCACCTTTTCCAGCGCCTCGTGCGCCCGCTTTCTCAATTGCGGATCGCGCATCCCGTTCAGCTTCCCGTAGAACCGCACCAGCTTCTCCGCCGGACGGTGATACAGCGCCACGTGCTCGGCCAAAAAGCCCACGCGCTGCCGCGTTGCCGCATGGCCGAACGGTTTTCCAAGGATTCGTCCCGCGCCGCCGGTCGGACGCATGAACCCCATGGCCAGGTGCATGGCGGTGGTCTTCCCCGCTCCGTTCGGACCGAGGAAGCCGAAAATCTCACCCTGCTCCACGCGCAGGGAGAAATCGTCCAGCGCGCGCACCGATCTCCCGCCGAAGAGGCTGCGATACTCCTTCGTGACTCCCTCGAACTCCAGCGCCGCCGCCATGGCGCCTATTGTAGCCATCGCGCCCCTCTCGCGTACCAAACGCGGGCCCGCCCACAGCTCCGGAAAACACGAAGGCCACCGACCGCTTCCCGCGATCGGTGGCCGAACTTGCTCCTTCGCCTAGGCGACTTTGGCGAAGATGATGACCAGTGTGTACAGCGCCAGCGACTCAATCAGCGCCAGACCCAGGATCAGCGCCAGCTGGATTCCGGGACGAGCCGCCGGATTCCGCGCCAACCCCTCGCAAGCCGCAGCGGTGGCTTTTGCCTGCGCCAGCCCACAGACGGCCGATGCGATGGCCATGGCAAATCCCGATGTGATGGCCACCCAGTTGGCCGACCCCATCCCGCCGCCGGCGCCTCCTGCCTCTTGCGCGAACGCCGGCGTTGCCAACGTAAGCAGCGCCAGCGTGATGAACACGTACGACAGTTTCCTCATGTTGCTTCTCCTCGGATGAATTACCGCCAGTGGGTGGTTGGCGCCTTCCTCGTGCAGACGCCCTCACGCTCGCGGCCAACAAGCCGGTATGAATGCCATCAATGCTCTTCGGCGACGGCGCCCGCCAGATACACCGTCGTCAACAGGACGAAAATGTAGGCCTGCAGGAACGATACGCCCACGTGCAGCAGGTTGAACGCCACCGGGACCCCGACCGGGACCAGCGAAAAGAACACCAGCGTCACCATGTCGCCCGCGAAAATGTTGGCGAACAGACGCACGGTGAGTGAGAGCATGCGCGCCAAGTGGCTGATGATTTCAATGGGCACCATCACGATCGCCAGCGGCAACCGGATGAACAGCGACATGCTGGGGTCCGAGGGTCCCGCGAAATGCGCCGCGTAGTGCACCACTCCCTGCTTCCGGACGCCCTGCCAGTTGTAATACGCGAAGGCGGCAACGGCACAGCCCAGCGGCACCGAAGGATTCGCCGTCGGCGATTCGAACCCGGGCACCACTCCCACCATGTTGGCCGTGAAGATGAACAGGCCCAGCGCCACCAGGAACGGTGTGTAGGCTTCGCTGTGATGTCCAATGATTTCCCGGCTCTGGTTCTGGATGAATGTGTGCACGCCCTCGAGCAGGTGCTGCCACCCGCCCGGCTTCTCCACCGAGAGCCGTGTGCGCAGGAACGCGAAGAACAACAACAGCACGCCCGCCACCAGGAACTGCATCGCCATCCAGTTCGGAATGGGATGCGCCGGGTCATGCGCGTGTACGCCCACCTGCTCCATCACAGACAGGGCAACGCCGCCAAAGAGCTTATTCATCAGGGCCGTGAAGGGAAGCTCGGAGGAAAACGCGATCAGTGCCATGCAGGTCTCGGAAACATCGCCTCAGATTCCGCGGCGCAGCGCCACCCAGGTTTCATATGCAGCTTCACACGCGATCGCGCCTACCGGCAGGAACAGCCCTGCCAGAAGGCCGTAAACACTGGGCGCGGAACTTTTCAATATAACATACGCGCCCGCAGCCAACAGGACGTAGCGCAGCAGGAAGCGCACCACCACACCGCGCGCCGGCTCCGCCTTGCCGGAGCCGGTGATGCGGTCGGCCACGGCGCTTACCGTCTGCTTCAGCCAGTGGAAATTCACCAGCGCGATGGCGCAACCGGCGGCGAACCCCAGCGCGAACGGAGTGCCCTTCCACAGCCACCCCAGCGGCACGAACAAGGCCGCCAGCACCAGCATGAAGCGAACGATCCTCGGATATGCCGCCGCATAGAAGGCTTCCGCCGAGGGCTGCTCCATCGCCATACTCTACCGCCGGTCGTCCGGGGCGCTCACCGTGCGCACCAACTCGACGAATCCTGCCGCGATTCCCAGCAACAGGCCCACCAGGTACAGCCACTTGGTGCCCAGCCAGCGATCCAGCGCCGCTCCTACCAGCCAGCCCACCACGGTCGCCGCCGGCAGCACGAACGCAAGCTGACTGTAGCGGGCCATTTGCACCCACATGTTCTTCTTCTGTTGGTTTGGCTTCTGGTCCGAAGGTTGGCGGGTTTCGTCCATGACCGCGGACTCTGAAAGAGAACGCCGTGCCCTACCGGAGGAATCCCATCATCGCCGCTCCCCCGCCCGAACGCAGCGACCACTCTGCCGCGCGGATGAAGAAGTCCGGGAAGAGGCCGATGCCCACGGTCGCCAGGCCGGTGATGGCCAGCGTCAGCCCTATGCCCGGCGCCAGGTGCACGGGCTCGGCGTCCACCGCCTCGCGCATGAACATGGCATTGACGATCCGCAGGTAGTAATAGAGCGACACCGCCACGTAGAACACCGCCAGCCCGGCCAGGTAGAAGTTCAGCGGGTGGGCCGCGCTGCCCGTCTCCAGGAGCGACAGGAAGATGAAGTACTTCCCGTAGAACCCGGCCAGCGGCGGAATCCCGGTGAGCGACAGCATGAAGATGAACATCAACACGGCCGATGTAGGAGCCTTGAAGTACAGCCCGGCAATGTCGTCCACTTCATCGCCGATGATGTTCTGCCGCCGCAGCGAAGTAATCACCGCGAAGGCTCCCAGGTTCATGAAGGTGTAGACCAGCAGGTACAACAGGATGCCCTTGATGCCCGTAGGACTCGGATTGTTGGCGTCTCCTGCCACCAGCCCCAGCAGCATGTAGCCCACGTGCGCGATGGAAGAGTACGCCAGCAGCCGCTTCAGGTTGGTCTGCGTCAGCGCCGCCAGGTTTCCGCCCGTCATGGTGGCGATGGCCACGAACACCAGCAGCGGCAAATACAGCGGACGCAGCGCATCCATCCCGTAGAGGACGATGCGCAGCAGCAGCGCCCACG
This genomic window contains:
- a CDS encoding ATP synthase F0 subunit C, whose translation is MRKLSYVFITLALLTLATPAFAQEAGGAGGGMGSANWVAITSGFAMAIASAVCGLAQAKATAAACEGLARNPAARPGIQLALILGLALIESLALYTLVIIFAKVA
- a CDS encoding ATP synthase subunit I encodes the protein MAMEQPSAEAFYAAAYPRIVRFMLVLAALFVPLGWLWKGTPFALGFAAGCAIALVNFHWLKQTVSAVADRITGSGKAEPARGVVVRFLLRYVLLAAGAYVILKSSAPSVYGLLAGLFLPVGAIACEAAYETWVALRRGI
- a CDS encoding AtpZ/AtpI family protein; the encoded protein is MDETRQPSDQKPNQQKKNMWVQMARYSQLAFVLPAATVVGWLVGAALDRWLGTKWLYLVGLLLGIAAGFVELVRTVSAPDDRR
- a CDS encoding ABC transporter ATP-binding protein; this translates as MATIGAMAAALEFEGVTKEYRSLFGGRSVRALDDFSLRVEQGEIFGFLGPNGAGKTTAMHLAMGFMRPTGGAGRILGKPFGHAATRQRVGFLAEHVALYHRPAEKLVRFYGKLNGMRDPQLRKRAHEALEKVGLADEADRNVGRFSRGMLQRAGLAQALVNDPDLLLLDEPTAALDPLARIAVRELLLAAQAAGKTVFLSSHLLSEVELISTRVAILHRGRVRRTGTVHELLESRAESEIVARGIDAGAFPGAALRDGLATFSVAASEQRKAIERVWAAGGEVVSVNPVRQTLEEIFVELTKEE
- the atpB gene encoding F0F1 ATP synthase subunit A, with the translated sequence MALIAFSSELPFTALMNKLFGGVALSVMEQVGVHAHDPAHPIPNWMAMQFLVAGVLLLFFAFLRTRLSVEKPGGWQHLLEGVHTFIQNQSREIIGHHSEAYTPFLVALGLFIFTANMVGVVPGFESPTANPSVPLGCAVAAFAYYNWQGVRKQGVVHYAAHFAGPSDPSMSLFIRLPLAIVMVPIEIISHLARMLSLTVRLFANIFAGDMVTLVFFSLVPVGVPVAFNLLHVGVSFLQAYIFVLLTTVYLAGAVAEEH